The Physeter macrocephalus isolate SW-GA unplaced genomic scaffold, ASM283717v5 random_231, whole genome shotgun sequence region CAGATGGTTCGGGGGACAGAGCTGCCTGCTGAGCTAAAGCCCTTGGCCCAGAGCCGAAGCCCTACAAGCTGTAACTAGTGCTGCGGCGTGAAGGGACCTTGTGACGAGGGACCGTGTGAAAGAAGACATCTGGCCTGACCTCCCAGTGGGGCCCACGGCGGTCAGCCGAGGGGCCACGCTCAAAGGCCGCTAACGGCCAACAGCCCAGCAACACTTCTCCGCCTCCTGCGGCTCCACTTCAGAGGCGTCTGTGCGCGGAGCTGAGCTACTGCACACCCAGCCGTGTTCCCCAGCCGCCCAGGAAGTTCTGGCAGGAGACACGGTGATGCTAACATTGAAGTGTCactgggaggaaaaggaggccTGGAAAAAAGGGCGGCTGAAGGGCAAGCACTGGAGGGAAAGGGACAAACAAGCTCCTGCCGACCGGCCCACCCTCCCGGCCACCCTGGGGGTGGGTATCATCACCCCCATTTGGTTAAGTGAGGAAAGGAACccaataacttgcccaaaggaGGAGGTGAGACTGGCCCCCAGATGTAAGATAATCACTGCCGAACTCCCTGGCATGGATTCCTGACCAGAGGGTCTCACTGCTGCGGGGATGGCCAACCACAAAAcagaacaacataaaaccccTTGTGGTCACTAGGGCAGAATCCTGACAGTAGCATCACACCCAGTCGTCAGACATGACAGGGGTGGAGACATTACCACTTCCAGCTTGCTTTTGGGGACCCGGCAAATGCAGTTCGTCCCAAAATTGGTGTCCCGTGTCTGAATGCACCGCAGGCAGCATAGGTTCTCATATCCctgctttttccattttgctATCAGGTTTTTATCTGCGTAGCCTTCTTTAATACAGTATTCATACAGTTCTGTCAAAAAGATGGGGAAAGGGCATCAGACCATAGTATAACaaagctccccccacccctggcccatCACTACCCACCCTTAAAAAGAGTATttagccaggggcttccctggtggcacagcggctaagaatccacctgccaatgcaggggacacgggttcgagccctggtccgggaagatcccacatgccgcggagcaactaagcccgtgtgccgcaactactgagcctgcgctctagagcccacgagccacaaatactgaagctcgcgcacctagagcccactcTCCGtaacgagaagccactgcgatgagaaacccgcgcacagcaacaaagagtagcccctgctcgccacaactagagaaagcccgcgcacagcaatgaacacccaaagcagccaaaaattaaaattaaaaaaaaaagtatttagccAATATTGTCCTGGCCCCTCTCCTTTTTTTGGTGGTAAGAAACATCATGACACTTGCTGAGGTTTCAAGAATTAAATAAATCTGAAAGCTACTCAAGTTGGGAAGGTCAAGAGAGAATTTGGCCAATTACCTCTGCTTATGGCTTTCCGCTTGTAGAAGAGGTCAAAAATATAGCGGGTTTTCTGGTGATGGATCCTAAAGATGGGCCACAGAGATTccactttcctctttccctcgTGAGGTTCTGTTTCAGCTGGAGAGAAAacgtgtttgttttttgggggataGGGTAGTCTGCATAGGATAtagggttatttttttaataagtaggGATAAAGAATAAATCCTTtgtacccactaggatggctataatcaaaatgacaagacagtaataaatgttggcgaggatgtggagaaatcagaatcctcatacactgctggtgggaatgtaacatgatgcagctgctatggaaaacagtctggcaattcCTCAGGAAGTTAAACACAGtaaccatatggcccagcaattccactcctaggtatatacccaagagaactgaaaatgcgCTTGCACACAAAAACcagtacatgaatgttcatggtagccaaaaagtagaaatcaCTGCAGTGTCCATGAACTGATGAATGGTTAAAATGTAATCTAACCACatgatggaatatttttcagttataaaaagtaatgaagtactcacacatgccacaacatggatgactctTGAACacgttatgctcagtgaaagaaacgAGTCCTCACAGACCACCTATTGTATGACTGTCTATACAGacggaaagtagattagtggttgcctagatcAGGGAGACACGGGGAAATGGAGAGGGAGGCACCTGCTAAAGGGGATGGGGTTTCTCTGCGGGGTGATAAATACAGTAAaactgactgtggtgatggttgacTAACTCTGTGAACACACTAAATGCTGCTTAACTGAATACTTTAAAAGGCTGAATTTTACAGCATATGATTTATGGTTcattagggcttttttttttaaaagataaaaggtaAGCCACATGACTTGAACATTAattgctttaaattaaaaatgccttttaaattagataaattagaaagcaaaggttttaaaaaaatcaaagacaaccTCTGTTAATACCCGGGTCTCTATCCTTCCAGACCTATTTCTCCAGCATAATAATTTCTCAAGATAATTCTGGACCTACAGATGGGCACTTTTAAGGCACCTCTAATTTCATTTCCCAACCAAAATcgtttaggaaaaaaagaaaaaaaaaaaacaagtctgaAAGTTCTTAGCATGGCGAGCCTGCAGGAAATAATGGCTCCATCAAGACGTGTAGGATCAGGTAGCAGCTTGCACCTGCCAAAAGGCAAGTCTTTCTCTTAGCATTACAAGCTGATCTTTGTCACCTCTTCTCTGTTTTTAGGGCAGAGGAGAAAGGGTGAGAAGGGTTAAGAAACCTATACCTCCATTTCTCCGACACCGAGGCTGTTCTATTACCTAGAATGTGTAATTCAGCTCAATAAACAGGATTCTGTGATCCAAGTCAAAGGCAGGTGTTGAGGACTCAGCGACATTGCGTGTCTGCTATGGGCGAGGCCGTGCTCCAGGTGCCCAAGATATGGCAGTGGGCAAGACACAGAAGCCACCGAGCCATGATCTGAGAGGGAAGCAGATCAGCCCCTGGTGGTTAAGTGGTAACGGCCACAGAAAAGAAGGGAACAAGGAAGGGGATGGCGAGCAGGGAAAGACGGGGACTGCCACTTTATACTAGTCATCAAAGGAGACATCCGCTCAGAGACCTTAAGAAACAAGACGTGCAAGGtgggctgggggggtgggcagaatgggtgaaggtggtcaaagggtacaaacttccagttataaataagtcctggggaatctatagcatggtgactataaagttaatgatactgtattgcatatttgaaagttgctatgaaagatcttaaaagttcttataaGAAAacaactatgtgaggtgatgggtgttCACGAAACTtgtaataatttcacaatatagtcatatataaaatcatgttgtacacctaaaacaatacattgtatgtcaattatatctcaatttaaaaaaaaaaaagagaaaagaggagaggggcaAACATGTTTACAAGGCAGAGCCAACAGCAATGTAAAGGCCCTGAGCTGGGACTGTAACGGGGTCAAGGGACAGCAGTGTGGCTGGGGGCTTGGTGggctgggggcggtggggggtAGGGGATGGAGTTCAAGGGGTGTGGGGAGAGTGTGCTTGACCTGGAAGGCCACAGAAGGACTTGGTTTTGCTCTGATGGGGGGCTGAACCACCGCAGGGTCCTGGGCAGATGGTGATGTGATCTGACGTACAACCTAAAGCCCTCACCCTGACGGCCCCGTAGAGAAGATGCAGGGTGAGCAGAAGCCGGAGGCTGCCGCAGGCACCCAGGTGACAGGTGAGGGTAGCCTGGACCAGGTGGGGGGTGGCGGGGCTAAAAGGAGTCGGATTTTAGGTTCGTGCATTCTCTAAGGTTTCAATAAGGATAacttcaaacatacacaaaagaaaacagtatatTGAACCTCCCAAGTACCTtccacccagcttcaacaattaacATTCAGctatttgtattttatctggtTCTCCCTACTTTTAGGAGTTGGGGGAActggagtattttaaaatgaaacttctaGTGTTGAGTCAAGGCTGGAGAAGACATTTGTTCACCAGAGTCGAGAGTGTTTCGGAAAGCCACGTGACTAGATGGGATGACtgagggaagggggggtgggggccATGGAGCTCCTCAGGCTGCCATCCTGGATGTGGAACcttcctgtgctttttttttttttttttcttcctgtgcttTTGAGTCATCTCTCAACATTTTAATCGTAGCAtcacccacattttaaaaatttctttttggacCCATTTTCACAAGGTCATGTGAACATCCTTGGATATCATTTTGTACAGGTTCGCACACAGTAGAAGGCAGCTTTCAGTGGGTGATGTGGAGTCCTGCCACTAGGAGGGTATGAAAAGAGGCCAGAGGTAGGGGACACTGGCACAGACGAGACTTAGGTTTCTGCCTCTTTGCTAATGCCCCAAACTGCCTATTAACTTCAAATTTCAATTAGTTTAAAGTACCCGTGAAAGCAAAGTTATTTACAAGTCCTGGTTACAGTCCACGAAGATAGTGCCTTTATTTCTCAGTCACCCATAAAAACCCCTGCCACACATAACTTCCCCCATCTCTGCCCCTTAGTCCCTATAATCAGGCTCTTTTTGTTTGGGGACTTACAGGGCAAGAGTGGCTACACAAAAACTTGAGTAGCAAGCTAAGAAACAGAAAGAGCTGGGCAGTTGTGCTGAGCTAGGAAATAACAGGACAAACTAGGAGAAAACAGGAATTTTCCTTCCTAAGATAAGAGGACCAACTGCTTCAATAAGTGTGGGTTGTCCTGTAAATGGTCCTCAGATCAGAAGGACAGGCCTGGCAATGCCACTGGCTTTGGGCCTTTGTGGGCCCAAGCCTCCTCCAGGGCCTAGGAGTGCGGCCGCAGATCCCACAGGCAAAACTTGTGCGGAAGGCTACAAACTGGAGGCTGGCAGCCTCCACCAGCGCGAAGGCTGGCGGCCTCCACCAGCCTGAAGGCAGCCTCCACCAGCCTGAAGGCAGGCTCCCACAGAcactttttctttaagtttgaattttaaattagaagAGTTCACACAGAAAAGCTGAATTTCTGCttatcttggaaaaagaaaaacactcagcAAATCTGGCCAAGCTGAGGCTGCATCCCACATGGTAAATGGCCCTGGGTGAGGAGcagcttctccccacccccagagctccCTATCGTTCCCAACACTAAAGCCAGCTCTGGTACCACCTGCCATCCGCTCTGTTTTCTTTATAGTGGAAGCGAGAGCAACATGAAACTAGGTCTTAAAACCTGTGTATCAAAAATGGGAAAGCAGAGAAGAactatatgtttaaataaaaacaagagaaagaatacTTCTTTTGACGCCAAAGAATATCACATACATCTAAATGCTCTCCCTCCAAAAAGTCACCCCTTAAAAAGAGGAAGTAGGTTTATTTGCAAGGACTCACAAAAATCTCTTCTATTACAGCAATCTCTTAAGTTCCTTTATGTTGAATAAAGATCTGTTTGGGGAAGAAATCTCTCAGCCCAAAATGACCTGATTACTGCAAGTTCTGGGTATTTAATAGAAGTTACCTGATACAGTCAGCTTCAAAGGAAGCAAAGTAACTTAACACCCACTTGCTACTTATTGTTAGAGGTATGACTTCATAATAACAAAGGTTAGATTAAttaccaaaaacttaaaaaaaaaaaaagatcgctTTAAAAAGCAATTCAGCAAGTGGTTATACTGTGATAGGGCCGACAGATGCTTGTGGCTTCAGATAAAATTTCCCAAAACTGCACACTACACTGACTCACAGAGTGCAGGATCACACAACATTTAGAGGGAAGTGAAGATGATGCATTCTGGAAAACTGGTAGATGATGCGAAAACAAAGTGATGATGAAAACAGAGACTCCCAAGAAAAATCCgaataaaaatgtttcagaacACTTGGAAGTGAACAGGATTTTCcaagtaaatatattttgtatgattttaaatatacCTCTAACCAACACAGCAAATAATTATAGGTAGACTACTTGATCTATACTCCCTAAAGCTCTtatattcaaaaacatttttgaggaccttttcatttgtattatcttACTTTCTGGCATTTACAGTATTCCTATCAGttaataagcaaacaaaacatgTCAGTGTCAGGAGGCCACAGTGGTACAGCCTGTCTCTTCCCATTTATCCTTGCATTTATGCCTGGCCCCTTGAAGCATGTAAGCCTGTGACCCTTGGACACAGCCCACTCACACAGGAACTCCCCGACTCACCTTCTCTCATCTTTTGATCTAATTCGTCCAATGTTGGCTCGATCAACTCCCAGCCATCTGGGGGAGCTTTCCGGCTTCTTTTGACTttaggcatttttttccccagaagataATCTGCAAAGTtctgtgggggaaaaaattaaacgAATTGGTTTCTGAGCCTCAGATCCTCAAAAGACTTCACAAGCCACAACTCTGGGGCACCCTCATGTCCctaaatctgtttcctcatctgtaaaggggggATAATAGAATCTACTTATGGGGCCATTGTGAAGATTAATTATATGTAACATGCCTGGCATTTAATGTGTGCTTACTAGATTTTTGCTGTTACCATTAACTGACATCAACTATGAGCCTGTCCCTGTACTGAGAACATAGAACAAAGAATAAGACACACACTGTCCCTGAGAAGGTGATATTCTAGCAAGGAAATACAAAGTGAAAAGGGAATTACAACACAGTGTGAGGAAGACTATGCTTGGGAGAGCGAAGAAGATGAGTGTTTAAAAAGGATAAAGACAGTGTGAAACCAAAATACCTTATAGGGTCTGTTTCCCAAGAGTGTATGTAGCAGAAAGAAAGATCTCTGGTCTCTTCAGTTACAGGCTTAGGTTCTTGGCCAGCTGTGACTTTGGAGAGGTCACCTTCCCTCTCTGGTCCTCAATCTTGTCTATAAGACGAGGACAGTGTATTAGCCGGAGGGCCAACGTCTCTTAAACCCAACAAACATACTACCTAAAGGAAAGTCATGTAAAGCCCAACAACAGACCAGTGCAAATCTACATAGCAAGTCATTTTTCAAACCGCATAGCATTTCCTAGGTGGCAAAGAGAACTCAGGTTAATGATCTCATCTTTAAGCATAGCAGACTCCTCTCTTCCAAGTTCATTGAGTTACTCCCCTCTGCAGGGTGCCTGACAAGTTTATGAATCCCCGCCCCTCCCTTTCATGAATTCTCCGTAACAACCTTACAGATGAAGATCAAACTACAAGAGGTAAACTCAGGGTCGCACACAGGTGGGAACCGGAAGAGTCCGACTCTAATCGGGGGCTCCTGACTCCCAAATCAGTGGTCTTTGCACTTGTCTACCCTGCTATGAAGCTAGAGACGGATGGAATCTGGTCCCTGTCCCAACGCGCAAGGGCTGGGAGGACAAAGACACGGGAATGACCACTCTACTAAGACCCAGGGAGATTCGAGGGCCTGGCCCAGCCAGGGAGTTACAGGAGGCCTCCCAGGGGAGGTAACAGCTAAGAAGTAACCAGATCAAGGAGAAAGAGGTGCGGGGCCGTATAAGAGAGGTGGTAGCACTCGGAAGAGGCGGCGAGCGGAAAGGCGttcggagggagggagggagggaagacgTTACAGCCCGGGTTGTAGGAAAGGCTCAGAGAGACGACTGCATCTGAACCGGGCTTACGAGAACAAGCAATATTTAGACAAAAAAAAGTTCCAGGCGGAGAAAAAAAAGCATggaaaataaagggggaaaaaagcctaGAAGCAAGGGAACCCCCCAAATCTCTCATCCCTTCGGCCGAACGAGCAAAGCGCCGCCTCCTCTCTGGAACTCACTTCGACCTCCCGGTCCAGAGGCCCGAACACGTCCCAGTTCAGCTGTTCAGATCGCCCTTCTGGGCCAGTGCAGACCTCCGATCCCTGGCCCCAGCAGTCACCAAGGTACTCGAAAACAGAGTAGAAACACTCACCACGGCCTCCGTCACCGTCTGACGCCCCTTCTCTATTGCCTGCTTCCGCTTCCCAAGTTATCCCTTCAGGATGAGGTCCTCGCGGAGCCCCGCCCCACCTAGCGCGGATATTGCGTTATCTTAGGTGTCCGCAGCTCTGACTGTACAGAATTCCAGAGCCGCTGTCGCCTTTTGCCCTCACTTCCCGGGGGGTGACTGGAAGGCTTACGCGCTTTCTCCGgagcgggggctgggggctctgtTGCCCAGCAGCGCGCGTGCGAGCCTGGGCTCAGGCGGTGCGTGGGACAGTCCGGCCTCCCTGAGGTCCCCTGTCCTcgcggctgcggcggcggctgcggcggcggcgtcGGCGGGCTGAGTGGGGACGGGGCCGGGGGGCAACGGGCCGGGCGGAAGAAGTCGAGCCCGAAGTAGTTCCGGTTCCGGTGTCAGTTCGAggcgccgccgccgcagccgccgccggaGCCGCGATGCCTaaaggaggtgagcggcgggcgcgCGTGGCCCGCGGGCCTCGAGGAGCAGCCCGAGTCCGGCTCCCGTTGTCCACTCAGCCCGCGGGCGCCTCGGAGAGCGGTGCAGAGGGAGGACGTCCGCTCGGGCtgagggccaggcctgggcctcGAAGCCCAATTGTCCCGCTGGGGAAACTGAAGAGCGTAGTGGCCTCGAGCCACTGCCTCGGGGGTCTGAGGAGATTCGGAGGCTCTGGGTCCTCGGCGACCCGAAAGGCCGATCTAGGGCGCCCTTCTCccggcctgggggtggggggtctgAAGTTTCCTCCCACTTTCAGGCTCGCCGGGGACTGAGTCACCGCATCGCGCGCCAGTGCCGGACCCGCCTGCCTCGCGCGTAAAACGTGGGTCTTCCTGGGTTCTGGGCGAGCCAGGCCTGCCTCTTGCGACCTAACTTGATGCTCTTAAGCCTGGCCGACCTAGCTTTGACTTTCCTATTCAAGCGGCTTGATGTGTGCCTTTGAGCCAGTCGCTTAACCTCCCCGAGTCTTTAGTTTTCTCACTTGCAGGTGGGGTTGTGATTGTACCTGCCTCACAATACTGACGCGAGGTTTTAACTAGGTAACCCACGTGAAGAGCGCATCGCGGTGCTGGATAGTCGCTAAGTGCCCAGTAATAAATAACTACTGTTAGTCGTTAGACTTTGCCAGTTCCTTGGCCAGGAGCGTAAAGGATCCATGGCTTCCCAGTACGTTGTAGACCGTCTTCCATCCGCTTCCCCCTTAAGGTCAATAGTGCTCGACCCGAAGCCCAGCTGTGTCACTGTCTAACCTTATGGCCTTGAACAAGTTCTT contains the following coding sequences:
- the BUD31 gene encoding protein BUD31 homolog isoform X1, whose product is MPKVKRSRKAPPDGWELIEPTLDELDQKMREAETEPHEGKRKVESLWPIFRIHHQKTRYIFDLFYKRKAISRELYEYCIKEGYADKNLIAKWKKQGYENLCCLRCIQTRDTNFGTNCICRVPKSKLEVVMSPPLSCLTTGCDATVRILP
- the BUD31 gene encoding protein BUD31 homolog isoform X2, which codes for MPKVKRSRKAPPDGWELIEPTLDELDQKMREAETEPHEGKRKVESLWPIFRIHHQKTRYIFDLFYKRKAISRELYEYCIKEGYADKNLIAKWKKQGYENLCCLRCIQTRDTNFGTNCICRVPKSKLEVGRIIECTHCGCRGCSG